One Vibrio tapetis subsp. tapetis DNA segment encodes these proteins:
- a CDS encoding pilus assembly protein → MMKRKLFLLIGLMLFSALSNSLVLSPTVLEIDTQRGGMSQVVVTNNTNQSVPLEASLRRIVFQANGEFITEEVEDDNLLVFPLASILHPAQSQVFRLQWVSKNQQTNSESYYLRLSQPALSSESMRNLGVGLSTVSHSAEKRSGISVQVHYNALVHVFSQSQQANVALHVEKSGEVKLVNHGNRYTYLSLIKFVPTTTTLSKNYNAQLFDQLDERFIPPFSTLSILPKHALPPGEYQGLIP, encoded by the coding sequence ATGATGAAACGAAAACTATTTCTACTCATAGGTTTGATGCTTTTCTCCGCTCTCTCCAACAGCCTTGTACTGTCACCAACCGTATTAGAAATAGACACTCAACGTGGCGGTATGTCCCAAGTAGTGGTCACGAATAACACCAATCAAAGTGTGCCACTTGAAGCCAGTTTACGTCGGATTGTCTTTCAAGCGAATGGCGAGTTCATTACTGAGGAAGTAGAGGACGATAACTTACTGGTGTTTCCACTAGCCAGTATTTTACACCCTGCTCAGTCTCAGGTGTTTCGCCTTCAATGGGTAAGCAAAAACCAACAAACTAATTCTGAAAGTTACTATTTACGGCTAAGCCAACCGGCTTTATCTTCTGAATCGATGCGTAACCTAGGTGTTGGCCTATCGACCGTCAGCCATTCGGCAGAGAAGCGAAGTGGTATTTCAGTTCAGGTTCACTATAACGCTCTGGTGCATGTTTTCTCTCAGTCACAACAAGCAAACGTGGCTTTACATGTTGAGAAGAGCGGTGAAGTGAAACTGGTCAATCACGGCAATCGCTATACCTACTTAAGCCTCATCAAATTTGTACCAACCACCACCACACTATCCAAAAACTACAATGCGCAACTCTTCGATCAACTTGATGAGCGGTTTATTCCCCCATTCTCAACGCTCAGTATCCTTCCTAAACACGCACTTCCCCCCGGTGAGTATCAAGGCTTGATACCATGA
- a CDS encoding molecular chaperone → MMPVKQVFFIVGLLVSSSTYAYKVQPMVAELSPIGKGAQMSMRIDNTGSDPLTVELTPFSMTMDEHGNETTQLAEDNLLVIPFTAIIPPGRSQSVMVRYLGNPSISQSKSYRISVRQVKVKKPNADSASLGLLLQFNTLLNIKPQNTHSDLSIDGIEHSKNQWLVKVKNEGNSYGRLTQTNWKISDKNQSRFIKGSELSNLVAGTLVLPKSKRTFIMEPIKGFDSDSVSIEIEDAE, encoded by the coding sequence ATGATGCCAGTAAAGCAGGTATTTTTCATCGTCGGTTTACTTGTTAGTTCCTCGACATATGCATATAAAGTGCAACCTATGGTCGCAGAGTTATCGCCAATAGGAAAAGGCGCTCAAATGTCGATGAGAATTGACAATACTGGCAGCGATCCTCTGACGGTAGAGTTGACTCCTTTTTCAATGACCATGGATGAACATGGTAACGAAACGACCCAATTAGCCGAAGATAACCTACTTGTTATTCCGTTTACCGCCATTATCCCTCCTGGTCGTTCTCAGTCTGTCATGGTTCGCTATCTTGGTAACCCATCCATTTCACAGTCAAAATCTTACCGAATTTCCGTTCGCCAAGTAAAAGTGAAAAAACCGAATGCTGATTCCGCAAGCTTAGGGCTACTGCTTCAATTTAATACCTTGTTAAATATCAAGCCTCAGAACACACATTCAGACCTCAGCATTGATGGAATTGAGCATTCAAAAAATCAATGGTTGGTTAAAGTAAAAAATGAGGGCAACAGCTACGGTCGCTTAACGCAAACCAATTGGAAAATTTCAGACAAAAATCAATCTAGATTCATAAAGGGCTCTGAATTAAGTAACTTAGTTGCTGGCACCTTAGTTTTACCTAAATCTAAGCGCACCTTCATCATGGAACCGATTAAAGGGTTTGATTCGGACTCAGTTTCTATCGAAATTGAAGATGCGGAATAA
- a CDS encoding response regulator transcription factor has protein sequence MIENISTKNHIKKTVVFIGKVNIHSQLIRRELERTNKFIIKQINIDEFSKDNIISTASVVLMSYDCSNELSHNELFPSSSLTSNLVVYDIPLELKNRYLASWYSLKGVLYENASLDHLTRCVEAVAVGDFWLPRHLMARMLDKMRPYALSSQSDIEDLTKREKQIFDRLVCGRSNLQIANELFIAESTVKTHVYKLYKKLNVSCRRDAVKLARKKCQPAVVKFSKMNTFNKLTPLKREWH, from the coding sequence ATGATTGAAAATATTTCAACTAAGAATCATATAAAAAAGACGGTTGTATTTATTGGAAAGGTTAATATTCATTCACAACTAATTCGTAGAGAATTAGAAAGAACTAATAAATTTATTATAAAACAGATAAATATAGATGAATTTAGTAAAGACAATATCATTAGCACAGCGTCAGTAGTATTGATGAGTTATGATTGCAGTAATGAACTTTCCCATAACGAGTTATTTCCCTCGAGCTCATTAACTAGCAATTTAGTTGTGTACGACATACCGCTAGAGTTGAAAAATCGTTATCTTGCTTCTTGGTATAGTTTAAAAGGCGTTTTATATGAAAATGCCTCGCTTGACCACCTCACTCGTTGTGTTGAAGCTGTTGCCGTTGGGGATTTTTGGCTGCCACGTCATCTTATGGCCCGAATGCTTGATAAAATGAGACCTTATGCATTGTCTTCCCAAAGTGATATTGAAGATTTAACTAAGCGAGAAAAACAGATTTTTGATCGTTTAGTGTGTGGCCGATCTAACCTTCAAATTGCAAATGAGCTCTTTATCGCTGAAAGTACGGTTAAAACACACGTCTATAAATTGTATAAAAAGTTGAATGTTAGTTGTCGAAGAGACGCCGTTAAGTTGGCTCGTAAGAAGTGTCAGCCTGCTGTTGTTAAGTTCTCGAAAATGAACACGTTTAATAAACTGACGCCATTAAAAAGGGAGTGGCACTAA
- a CDS encoding M16 family metallopeptidase, with the protein MSYQIHTHFGHHQTLSKTAVVASFAALLSACSSTSSTSNQFIPDTKWHSSQLENGLGYHLYEKKGEPIELRFIVRAGALNESENQYGYAHFLEHMAFNGTQHYQGNDIVAEFEKAGMSFGADLNAFTSHEVTSYTLSLPDQTSLAMALEWLRDVGDGISFDSAEVEKEKGVVLGEIRSYERNERSVFDQAFDVALGDSVYATYDVLGTKESISNIDIDQLKRFIKLGMCLTMLSLWLWVILIKKP; encoded by the coding sequence ATGTCATACCAAATACATACTCATTTTGGACATCATCAAACTTTATCTAAAACGGCTGTCGTGGCGAGTTTTGCTGCGTTACTTTCTGCTTGTAGCAGCACATCTAGTACGTCTAATCAGTTTATCCCAGACACCAAATGGCACTCTAGTCAGCTCGAAAATGGGTTGGGCTATCACTTGTATGAGAAAAAAGGTGAGCCTATCGAGTTGCGTTTCATTGTTCGTGCTGGTGCGTTGAATGAATCGGAAAATCAGTATGGTTACGCTCATTTTCTAGAGCATATGGCTTTTAATGGTACCCAGCATTACCAAGGCAACGACATTGTTGCTGAGTTTGAAAAAGCGGGAATGAGCTTTGGTGCTGACTTAAACGCATTTACATCCCATGAAGTGACGTCTTATACACTATCTCTTCCTGACCAAACCAGTTTAGCGATGGCCTTAGAGTGGCTTCGAGATGTTGGCGACGGCATTAGCTTTGATTCTGCTGAAGTAGAAAAAGAAAAAGGGGTGGTATTAGGCGAGATTAGAAGTTACGAGCGTAATGAAAGATCTGTATTTGATCAGGCATTTGATGTTGCATTAGGTGATTCAGTCTACGCGACATACGATGTTTTGGGGACTAAAGAGAGCATTTCAAATATCGATATAGATCAGCTGAAGCGTTTTATCAAGCTTGGTATGTGCCTAACAATGCTGAGCTTGTGGTTGTGGGTGATTTTGATAAAAAAGCCTTAG
- a CDS encoding insulinase family protein has product MPNNAELVVVGDFDKKALVKAISDEFGSWEKRDLTAISPPAEVKVWDNEALLLDAPEGSSSGFGLFSHLRTLGDSDKLSQQEDLYIDLVNGLLSNRLKNRAFEENKLLLDIGAQSFVTYDQQYSVIYADYDEQERLTMLEFMAKELTSIRDYGFVESELYTVMSQFNSEHANIDLDETNTSSSSIANYKQNTLIDDRVYQDIADYRDNLRAFIDKVTLSDVNKRVNRLLSAELKHIYSASLADDMSEAEQGRRLRSYHLPMLAMLEQPGQKTYISSVPNELITPTSHGKVVEQKTLSENMHFWQLDNGMKVWLKRVPEAEKELYLSYAARGGIKSVDAKLNPAVELALDSFMRSGLGKFNAVEADRFLTENGITLYPILASSAQGFSMTSHKESLDNAFSALYTAATSMQVQANQLELVKKNVVNNRIQGLKSSSGQLTKAAREVLYQPNSYYQFPSVEQIKAVTVEEVQSLYDGLFRQKYGFDVVIVADMSASEVEPYLTRYLANIQYDEKTDMGSQTAKLKEDRQDLRLDISKENSVAFNLFYSSYYKTNSTRELIQLDLIYYLLETRYRNELREERGLDYTPAVILSVEDKADIASVVISLNLDTADVEKARKALNDIHKELASGFTQLELDTAKKQVSHSLSVQKDNPFAQLSWHQRAVLYGYDFEIFSRAPAILNTISVDDVNKTLNALMGQDTATFVAEMWPKP; this is encoded by the coding sequence GTGCCTAACAATGCTGAGCTTGTGGTTGTGGGTGATTTTGATAAAAAAGCCTTAGTCAAAGCGATCAGTGATGAATTCGGATCTTGGGAAAAGCGTGACCTAACGGCAATTTCACCGCCCGCTGAGGTTAAAGTTTGGGATAACGAAGCGCTGCTGCTAGATGCACCTGAAGGATCATCGTCTGGGTTCGGGCTTTTTAGTCACTTGCGTACATTAGGCGATTCAGACAAGTTAAGCCAGCAAGAAGACCTCTATATTGATTTAGTGAATGGGTTGCTTTCCAATCGCTTGAAGAACAGAGCGTTTGAAGAAAACAAGTTGTTGCTTGATATCGGTGCCCAGTCATTTGTTACGTATGATCAACAGTATAGTGTGATTTATGCCGACTATGATGAGCAAGAGCGATTGACGATGCTTGAGTTTATGGCCAAAGAGCTGACGAGTATTCGTGATTATGGCTTTGTAGAAAGTGAGCTGTACACGGTTATGTCTCAGTTTAATAGTGAGCATGCCAATATCGATTTGGATGAAACCAACACAAGCTCTAGCAGCATTGCAAACTACAAGCAAAACACCCTGATTGATGATCGAGTTTATCAAGATATTGCAGATTATCGTGACAACTTAAGAGCATTTATCGATAAGGTGACCCTTAGCGACGTGAATAAGCGAGTGAACCGACTACTAAGTGCAGAGTTAAAACACATTTACTCTGCGAGCTTAGCCGATGATATGAGCGAAGCTGAACAAGGGCGTAGATTGCGCTCGTATCATCTTCCAATGCTCGCCATGTTGGAACAGCCAGGTCAGAAAACGTATATTAGTAGCGTCCCGAATGAACTGATTACTCCCACTTCGCATGGCAAGGTTGTTGAGCAAAAAACGCTGAGTGAGAATATGCATTTTTGGCAACTGGATAACGGGATGAAAGTTTGGCTTAAACGTGTACCTGAAGCTGAGAAAGAACTGTATTTGTCTTACGCTGCCAGAGGGGGAATCAAAAGTGTCGATGCCAAATTAAACCCGGCAGTCGAACTGGCATTGGATTCGTTTATGCGCAGTGGCCTTGGTAAATTTAATGCAGTTGAAGCAGACCGCTTCTTAACTGAAAATGGCATTACGCTGTACCCTATACTTGCTTCCAGTGCGCAAGGTTTTAGTATGACTTCTCACAAGGAGTCTCTTGATAACGCATTTTCCGCGTTGTATACCGCGGCCACTTCGATGCAGGTTCAAGCGAATCAGCTTGAGTTGGTTAAAAAGAATGTCGTTAACAACCGCATACAGGGGCTTAAATCGTCTTCAGGCCAGTTAACGAAAGCAGCGCGTGAAGTCTTGTACCAACCAAATAGCTACTATCAATTCCCTTCTGTTGAGCAGATTAAAGCGGTGACAGTGGAAGAAGTTCAAAGCCTTTATGATGGGCTGTTCCGTCAAAAGTACGGCTTTGATGTTGTTATCGTTGCTGACATGTCGGCATCTGAAGTCGAACCTTACCTGACGCGTTATCTAGCAAATATTCAGTATGATGAAAAAACAGATATGGGGTCGCAAACCGCAAAATTGAAGGAGGATCGCCAAGACCTTCGATTAGATATTTCTAAGGAAAACAGCGTTGCGTTTAATCTGTTCTACTCAAGTTATTATAAGACTAATTCAACACGAGAACTCATTCAGCTTGATTTGATCTACTATCTGCTTGAGACCCGTTATCGAAACGAGCTTCGAGAAGAAAGGGGGCTAGATTACACACCGGCGGTGATCCTTTCCGTCGAAGATAAAGCCGATATTGCTTCTGTTGTGATCAGTTTAAATTTGGATACAGCGGATGTAGAGAAAGCCCGTAAGGCGTTGAATGACATTCACAAAGAGCTGGCAAGTGGCTTTACTCAGTTAGAGTTGGATACCGCTAAAAAGCAAGTAAGCCATTCGCTTTCAGTGCAAAAAGACAATCCATTTGCGCAACTTTCCTGGCACCAACGAGCCGTGCTGTATGGCTATGACTTTGAAATATTTAGCCGTGCACCCGCAATACTCAATACGATCTCCGTCGATGATGTGAACAAAACGCTCAATGCGTTAATGGGGCAGGATACAGCAACCTTTGTGGCTGAAATGTGGCCGAAGCCTTAG
- a CDS encoding BatD family protein codes for MVKVSIFKTWPLLLIACFASLGSVQSYAAPVATASVSTNKVNKDEVFQLTISVDTRAKGNEVDFSALEPDFYIGRPSFGSYQNSVNGRTSLRSEWKIALAASRLGVLTIPSFDINGAKTKAIDVQVSMDSEATTQADVVKMQATVDKHTLYIGETTLLHTKLILKADPRRLQNTNIEAPTGDGLTITPVAEANQYQTVISGIQATVVEQSFNVSANQSGTITLTPSTLTGSLVEADNRGRTRLIQLNTSAQPVILNIKDKPSDYQGTWLPTTQLSLQQLWQDADGAQINGDSFSSEVGTPISRTLVLKAANLSAQQLPNLVVEYSNNIRLYQEPATYQTDENGLTTMTLKQVLIAKQAGEYALPSVGVNWWHSDSNKAQFAKINGANWTVKASTESDNLAPTIASDIPTQTITVVDAGIWPYASGLFALLWLVFVALWLKEKRSPSNNLSVPTVIKLDTNSSLLTSINRALDDNDGIAFNRDYQKWMTLYSPSSEERKNLQTLVDEFLASLYSSRPEHESMSVDKKALKSMFKHLSPHGNQVINTSLAKL; via the coding sequence ATGGTAAAAGTCTCTATTTTCAAAACATGGCCCTTATTATTGATCGCATGTTTTGCGTCATTGGGTAGTGTGCAAAGTTACGCCGCTCCAGTCGCCACCGCGAGTGTGAGTACTAACAAAGTCAACAAAGACGAAGTATTTCAACTGACCATCAGTGTAGATACACGGGCAAAAGGCAACGAGGTCGACTTCTCGGCGCTAGAACCAGATTTTTACATAGGCCGGCCAAGCTTTGGTTCTTATCAAAATAGCGTCAACGGACGAACATCACTGCGCAGCGAGTGGAAAATAGCGCTCGCGGCCAGTCGATTAGGCGTGTTAACTATCCCGAGCTTTGACATAAACGGAGCCAAGACAAAGGCAATAGACGTACAAGTGTCTATGGATAGCGAAGCAACCACACAAGCCGACGTGGTGAAGATGCAAGCGACCGTAGACAAACACACACTGTATATCGGAGAAACAACACTGCTCCACACTAAGTTGATTCTAAAAGCAGACCCGCGCCGATTGCAAAATACGAATATTGAAGCCCCAACTGGCGACGGCCTAACCATCACTCCCGTTGCGGAAGCCAATCAGTATCAAACCGTTATCAGTGGCATTCAAGCAACCGTCGTCGAACAATCTTTTAATGTCAGTGCCAATCAATCAGGAACCATCACCTTAACCCCTTCGACTTTAACAGGCTCACTAGTAGAGGCTGATAACCGTGGCCGCACTCGTCTTATCCAATTAAATACCAGTGCTCAGCCCGTCATTCTCAACATCAAAGACAAGCCAAGTGATTACCAAGGGACTTGGTTACCCACCACACAACTGTCACTACAACAGCTTTGGCAAGACGCGGATGGAGCACAAATCAACGGCGATAGCTTCTCTTCTGAAGTCGGCACACCCATTAGCCGTACCTTAGTCCTTAAGGCCGCTAACTTATCTGCGCAACAATTGCCAAACTTGGTGGTGGAATACTCGAATAACATTCGTTTATATCAAGAGCCCGCAACCTATCAAACGGATGAAAATGGCCTCACCACCATGACATTAAAGCAGGTTTTAATCGCCAAACAGGCCGGAGAATACGCCCTCCCGAGCGTCGGTGTGAACTGGTGGCATAGTGACTCCAACAAGGCTCAATTTGCTAAGATAAACGGCGCAAATTGGACCGTAAAAGCCAGCACAGAATCAGACAATTTGGCTCCCACTATTGCATCGGATATCCCCACCCAAACCATCACGGTGGTTGATGCTGGGATCTGGCCATATGCAAGTGGCCTTTTTGCATTACTTTGGTTAGTGTTTGTTGCACTTTGGCTGAAAGAAAAACGCAGCCCATCAAACAACCTATCCGTACCGACAGTCATCAAGTTAGACACCAATTCATCGCTGCTGACGTCTATCAACCGCGCTCTGGACGATAACGACGGAATAGCGTTCAATCGCGATTACCAAAAATGGATGACCCTCTATTCACCGTCGAGTGAAGAGCGTAAAAACCTACAAACACTAGTGGATGAGTTTCTCGCAAGCCTATATAGCTCAAGGCCTGAACACGAAAGCATGTCCGTTGATAAGAAAGCGCTGAAGTCCATGTTCAAGCACTTGTCTCCTCACGGTAACCAAGTGATTAATACCTCACTGGCTAAATTGTAA
- a CDS encoding vWA domain-containing protein: MVDFMFITPLWLLAMLPAIVLAFWLIRSRSKQGLIAAHIATGLGLEQSRASHLPKLLLFSWIFGCIALAGPSWQQQERPAFQLQSARVLVLDMSRSLYATDIKPNRLTQLKYKALDLLPKWKEGTTGLVAFAGDAYTLSPLTTDSQTLADLVQNLSPEIMPFQGGNLPAGIEQAIQLMKEAGHQQGDVIVLADDIDTDQLTALNNHLSGQPWRISVLAVGTQQGSPITQPDGTLLKDNSGVTVMATTNLSGLQSLARSTEGVFSALRQDNQDVDAIANFSLTSSSEINSSEANGKQLSSRINNGFWLLPFVLLPLLGLFRKGWLFSLALLVLPLTPSQPALAASISAPLQNANQQGYESFQQQDYQQAASQFSSKEWQGVAHYQAGEYQQAIDSLQGIDTANAKYNLANALAQNGQLEDAKSAYQSLLKESPDADDIKKNLAIVEHALEQQKQQQQKEQQQKDGSNNQQPDDQQKNDQNSPDKKGNDPSNSNPSSDGEPSSGEKNSDQSASDKTQSEQGKPEQQSQPEEAQSQGQPSPEEQAQNEQRQEQPTSDEANQTSQQESKTEPASDTDGVENDNAHAKTASMAQDSDNTQHVDPNLRKLEQIQSQGDPSFLLKAQMLLQAQQKESPNKVKKSW; encoded by the coding sequence ATGGTTGATTTCATGTTCATCACGCCATTATGGTTGCTCGCCATGTTACCAGCCATTGTATTGGCATTTTGGCTCATTCGAAGCCGTTCAAAACAGGGACTCATCGCAGCTCATATCGCAACTGGGCTCGGCTTAGAACAAAGCCGTGCATCTCATTTACCTAAGCTCCTGTTGTTCAGCTGGATCTTCGGATGTATCGCTTTAGCAGGGCCAAGCTGGCAGCAACAAGAGCGCCCTGCGTTTCAACTGCAAAGTGCTCGTGTATTGGTGTTGGATATGTCTCGCAGTTTATACGCAACGGACATCAAGCCTAATCGTCTAACGCAGCTCAAATACAAGGCATTGGATCTTCTTCCTAAATGGAAAGAAGGCACAACTGGTTTAGTCGCGTTTGCCGGAGATGCCTATACACTCAGCCCATTGACCACCGACAGTCAAACTTTAGCGGATTTAGTACAAAACTTATCACCGGAGATCATGCCATTTCAAGGTGGTAACTTACCAGCCGGTATAGAGCAAGCTATTCAACTGATGAAAGAAGCTGGGCACCAGCAAGGTGACGTGATTGTGTTGGCCGATGATATCGATACCGACCAGCTAACAGCGTTGAACAATCACTTGTCGGGCCAACCGTGGCGTATTTCAGTTCTTGCTGTTGGCACGCAGCAAGGATCTCCTATCACTCAACCTGACGGCACACTGTTAAAAGACAACAGCGGTGTCACTGTTATGGCAACCACTAATCTTTCTGGTCTGCAAAGCTTGGCGCGCAGCACCGAAGGGGTATTCAGCGCGTTAAGACAAGATAACCAAGACGTCGATGCCATTGCGAACTTCAGCCTGACCTCAAGTTCAGAGATCAACAGTTCAGAGGCGAACGGAAAACAACTCAGTAGCCGTATTAATAATGGCTTCTGGTTGCTTCCGTTTGTACTGCTGCCCTTGCTTGGCTTATTTCGTAAAGGATGGTTATTTTCATTGGCTCTGCTTGTTCTGCCACTCACGCCAAGTCAACCTGCTTTGGCTGCATCAATATCTGCGCCTTTACAAAACGCCAATCAACAAGGCTACGAGTCTTTTCAACAGCAAGATTACCAACAAGCGGCAAGTCAATTTTCGAGTAAAGAATGGCAAGGTGTGGCGCACTATCAAGCTGGGGAATATCAGCAGGCCATTGATAGCCTACAAGGGATCGACACGGCCAACGCCAAGTACAATCTCGCCAACGCCTTAGCGCAAAATGGGCAGTTGGAGGACGCCAAATCAGCCTATCAATCCTTATTGAAAGAGTCACCTGACGCCGATGATATTAAGAAAAATCTGGCCATCGTAGAACACGCTCTTGAGCAACAAAAACAGCAACAACAAAAAGAGCAGCAGCAAAAAGATGGCAGCAACAATCAACAACCGGATGACCAACAAAAAAACGATCAGAATAGCCCAGACAAAAAGGGCAATGATCCGTCTAATTCGAATCCGTCGTCTGATGGCGAACCTTCTTCTGGTGAAAAAAATTCAGATCAAAGCGCATCGGATAAAACCCAATCAGAGCAAGGGAAACCAGAACAACAAAGCCAACCCGAAGAAGCTCAATCTCAAGGGCAACCGTCTCCAGAGGAGCAAGCTCAAAACGAGCAGCGTCAAGAACAGCCGACTTCAGATGAAGCGAATCAAACGTCGCAACAAGAAAGCAAAACAGAACCAGCGTCAGATACAGATGGTGTTGAAAATGACAATGCTCACGCTAAAACAGCGTCAATGGCGCAAGATTCAGACAACACACAACACGTAGATCCGAACTTGCGCAAATTGGAACAGATCCAAAGCCAGGGCGATCCGAGCTTCTTATTAAAAGCGCAAATGCTTCTGCAAGCGCAGCAAAAAGAATCACCTAACAAAGTGAAGAAATCATGGTAA
- a CDS encoding vWA domain-containing protein, with protein MLSFAWWWAFFLLPLPSLIYFFAPPAPNQEAIKLPFVPTEDAQTPSLSKLLKLLAVITWMMAVTALARPVWLGEPVEFHPKHRDMMLVVDLSYSMSQEDMKQGNDFIDRLTAVKQVVGDFIDKRSGDRLGLVLFADHAYLQTPLTLDKSTVKAQLNRTVLKLIGTKTAIGEGIGLATKTFIDSEAPQRVMVLLSDGSNTAGIIDPIEATKIAKQYGATIYTIGVGAGEMVVKDFFFERTVNTAQDLDEKMLTEIAQITGGQYFRARDSKDLANIYDEINKLEPITSVSQTWRPQSEWFTLPLAIALFLSMFVAVLRRHHG; from the coding sequence ATGCTTAGTTTCGCTTGGTGGTGGGCATTTTTCTTACTGCCTTTACCGTCCCTAATTTATTTCTTTGCTCCACCAGCGCCTAACCAAGAAGCAATCAAGCTCCCGTTTGTGCCAACGGAAGACGCGCAAACCCCCAGCCTCTCCAAATTGCTAAAATTACTGGCCGTCATTACTTGGATGATGGCGGTAACTGCATTGGCTCGCCCAGTATGGCTTGGTGAACCCGTCGAGTTTCATCCAAAACATCGAGATATGATGCTAGTGGTAGATTTATCCTACTCCATGAGCCAAGAGGACATGAAGCAAGGCAACGACTTTATCGATCGCCTAACGGCAGTGAAACAAGTCGTTGGTGACTTCATTGATAAACGAAGCGGAGACAGGCTAGGCTTGGTCTTGTTTGCTGATCATGCCTATCTGCAAACGCCACTGACACTAGATAAGAGCACCGTCAAAGCCCAGTTAAATAGAACCGTACTAAAGTTGATCGGCACTAAAACTGCAATCGGAGAAGGCATAGGCCTTGCCACTAAAACGTTCATCGATAGTGAAGCACCACAACGTGTCATGGTATTACTCAGTGATGGCAGCAACACCGCTGGTATCATCGACCCTATTGAAGCAACCAAAATAGCCAAACAATATGGCGCGACCATCTACACCATTGGTGTGGGTGCGGGCGAAATGGTAGTGAAGGACTTCTTTTTTGAGCGTACCGTTAACACCGCCCAAGACCTGGATGAAAAAATGTTAACCGAGATAGCCCAAATAACAGGAGGCCAATACTTTAGAGCTCGAGACAGCAAAGATTTGGCCAATATATACGATGAAATTAACAAACTAGAACCTATCACTTCGGTCAGTCAAACTTGGCGACCACAATCAGAATGGTTCACCCTCCCACTTGCCATTGCGCTATTTTTATCCATGTTTGTTGCCGTATTAAGGAGGCATCATGGTTGA
- a CDS encoding DUF4381 domain-containing protein — MAVNNPQPNMETPPLPLESLRLPLEPSAWPLAWGWWLLIFTTVGLVFALIYALYRREQKLRAKTQALRQFSSSTSVMEAHNLMRQAAMSYFPRQHIASLTGKSWYQFLDQQLNQPTFVTKQARWDTALYQSGEEDPALIADAKQWIVQALPPKPRQNQGATHA, encoded by the coding sequence ATGGCCGTTAACAACCCCCAACCGAATATGGAAACACCTCCTCTTCCTCTTGAATCTTTACGGTTACCGTTAGAACCGAGCGCCTGGCCGCTCGCATGGGGATGGTGGCTGCTCATCTTTACGACAGTCGGCCTGGTTTTCGCCCTTATTTATGCACTTTATCGTCGCGAGCAAAAGCTCCGAGCTAAAACTCAAGCACTTCGCCAATTTTCATCATCAACCAGCGTCATGGAGGCACATAACCTGATGCGCCAAGCCGCCATGAGCTACTTTCCTCGTCAACACATTGCCTCCTTAACAGGGAAGAGTTGGTATCAATTTCTTGACCAACAGTTAAACCAACCAACTTTTGTTACCAAACAGGCTCGCTGGGACACCGCGCTATATCAATCAGGAGAGGAAGACCCCGCATTAATTGCAGATGCTAAACAATGGATTGTACAAGCCCTGCCACCAAAACCTCGCCAGAATCAAGGAGCAACTCATGCTTAG